The Lates calcarifer isolate ASB-BC8 linkage group LG6, TLL_Latcal_v3, whole genome shotgun sequence genome includes a region encoding these proteins:
- the hes2.1 gene encoding transcription factor HES-2.1 — protein sequence MSPSITTEASQPLPARSTVAQRKQANELRKTLKPLLEKRRRARINDSLSHLKSLILPLVGKDNARYSKLEKADILEMTVRFLRDLPSSPVKDSADSYREGYKACLQRVSALLPKTSLDQDACQRVNDFVQQSMSATVTPTCLNCCAQSSRTFPQIQQRLLSLKSSFSSRLESQSRSSSSSGSASAPSRAQPGPQPVSAAVWRPW from the exons ATGAGTCCCAGCATCACTACCGAGGCCAGCCAGCCTCTCCCCGCCAGGTCCACCGTGGCCCAGAGGAAACAAGCCAACGAACTGAGAAAG ACTCTGAAACCCTTGCTTGAGAAGAGAAGACGTGCTCGTATCAATGACAGTCTCAGTCATTTGAAGAGTCTGATTCTGCCTCTTGTTGGCAAAGACAACGCACGCTACTCCAAGTTAGAGAAAGCTGATATTCTGGAAATGACAGTCCGCTTCCTCAGAGACCTTCCTTCCTCTCCAGTCAAAG ATTCCGCAGACAGTTACAGAGAGGGCTACAAAGCCTGCCTCCAGCGCGTCTCCGCTCTGCTTCCCAAAACGAGTCTGGATCAAGACGCGTGCCAGCGGGTGAACGACTTCGTTCAGCAGTCCATGTCCGCCACCGTCACCCCGACCTGTCTGAACTGTTGCGCTCAGAGCTCCAGAACCTTCCCTCAGATCCAACAGAGACTCTTGAGCCTCAAATCCAGCTTTAGCTCCAGACTGGAGAGCCAGtcccgcagcagcagcagcagcggcagcgcATCGGCTCCGAGCCGAGCACAGCCAGGCCCGCAGCCCGTCAGCGCTGCCGTGTGGAGACCGTGGTAG